One part of the Pseudomonadota bacterium genome encodes these proteins:
- the ftsH gene encoding ATP-dependent zinc metalloprotease FtsH — protein sequence MSRYVRNFLIILILTIAAVVIFNVWTMEQQLPYIDYTTFLTNLEKGGVKDVHLKGGQITGHDSYDQPFSSFSPDTTSLVAKLQLKNVVISASSDKPSPFSSFWTSVLPVLIIMAGWMYFMIRQKGGSGTSGFAKSKAIISSGSKPSVTFDDVAGVPEAKDELFEIIEFLRNPEKYTRLGGRIPKGVLLQGPPGTGKTLLAKAIAGEANVPFFSISGSDFVEMFVGVGASRVRDLFKQAKKSAPCIIFIDEIDAVGRLRGASSSQGGQDEREQTLNALLVEMDGFGTGDTVILVAATNRPDVLDPALLRPGRFDRQVTIMAPDVKGREEILKVYADKIVMAEVVQLKDIARNTPGFTGAELANLMNESALMAARKDKQFVEMADVEEAKDKILMGAERKGLVLSEKQRRTTAYHEAGHAIMAKLLPNTDPLHKITIIPRGRALGMTQQMPIDDRQAYSKEYLVNRIKILLGGRTSEEIVFNKFSTGASSDLQSATDIATKMVCEWGMSDLLGPRAYTKPDQGFLGGAGTQRMYSEETASAIDREINKIIEDCYQEAMIILEGKIGMLHRLAALLLEKETIGPDEVEGIVEDSVG from the coding sequence ATATATTGACTATACAACCTTTCTGACAAATCTTGAAAAAGGTGGAGTTAAGGACGTACACCTCAAGGGCGGACAGATCACCGGGCATGATTCATACGATCAGCCGTTTTCAAGTTTTTCTCCCGATACAACTAGTCTTGTTGCTAAGTTGCAGCTGAAAAATGTTGTAATATCTGCAAGTTCTGATAAGCCATCCCCTTTTTCTTCTTTTTGGACATCTGTTTTGCCTGTGCTTATTATCATGGCCGGCTGGATGTATTTTATGATACGCCAAAAAGGTGGGAGCGGGACTTCGGGTTTTGCTAAAAGTAAAGCCATCATCTCTTCGGGAAGTAAACCAAGCGTTACATTCGATGATGTAGCAGGAGTTCCTGAAGCAAAGGATGAATTGTTTGAAATAATAGAATTTTTAAGAAATCCGGAGAAATATACAAGACTTGGAGGGAGAATACCTAAGGGGGTTCTGCTTCAAGGTCCGCCCGGGACTGGTAAAACGCTTTTAGCCAAAGCTATCGCCGGTGAAGCCAACGTTCCATTTTTCAGTATAAGTGGTTCAGATTTTGTTGAGATGTTCGTCGGTGTTGGCGCTTCAAGAGTTCGTGACCTTTTTAAGCAAGCAAAAAAAAGCGCCCCTTGTATTATTTTTATTGATGAAATTGATGCTGTAGGGCGACTTCGTGGGGCCAGCAGTTCCCAGGGCGGGCAAGATGAACGGGAACAGACCCTGAATGCTCTTTTAGTAGAAATGGATGGATTTGGTACCGGTGATACTGTGATTCTTGTTGCTGCAACCAATAGGCCTGATGTGCTAGATCCGGCTTTATTGCGACCGGGTCGCTTTGATCGACAGGTGACAATTATGGCTCCTGATGTAAAGGGCCGTGAAGAAATACTTAAAGTATACGCCGATAAAATCGTTATGGCTGAAGTGGTACAACTTAAAGATATTGCACGGAATACCCCTGGTTTCACTGGAGCGGAACTCGCCAACCTTATGAATGAATCGGCGTTGATGGCGGCGCGAAAAGATAAACAATTCGTCGAGATGGCGGATGTTGAAGAAGCGAAAGACAAGATTCTTATGGGTGCGGAGAGAAAGGGGCTTGTTCTCAGTGAAAAGCAACGGCGGACAACAGCTTATCATGAAGCAGGCCATGCCATTATGGCCAAGCTGCTGCCTAATACAGACCCGTTGCATAAAATTACAATAATTCCCCGTGGCAGAGCGCTCGGGATGACGCAGCAGATGCCGATTGATGACAGACAGGCGTATTCGAAGGAATATCTTGTTAATCGCATTAAAATTCTCCTGGGTGGCAGGACTTCCGAAGAAATAGTATTTAATAAGTTTTCTACGGGGGCTAGTAGTGATCTTCAAAGCGCCACTGATATTGCGACAAAAATGGTTTGTGAGTGGGGCATGTCTGATCTTTTAGGCCCGAGGGCGTACACAAAGCCGGACCAAGGTTTTTTGGGGGGCGCTGGAACTCAAAGAATGTACAGTGAAGAAACCGCAAGCGCCATAGATAGAGAAATTAATAAAATTATTGAAGATTGCTACCAGGAGGCAATGATAATCTTGGAGGGGAAGATTGGCATGTTGCATCGACTTGCCGCTTTGCTCTTGGAAAAAGAAACAATCGGCCCGGATGAAGTTGAAGGAATTGTAGAAGACAGTGTGGGTTAA